From a single Mobula birostris isolate sMobBir1 chromosome 13, sMobBir1.hap1, whole genome shotgun sequence genomic region:
- the LOC140207407 gene encoding uncharacterized protein, translating to MAHKRVHTGEGRFTCSDCGKGFTCSSKLKVHQRVHTGERPFTCSDCGKGFTCSSKLKVHQRVHTGERPFTCSDCEKRFTCSSQLKVHQRVHTGERPFTCSDCGEGFTLSSQLLRHQLVHTGELPFTCSDCGKGFTRLSKLKVHQRVHTGERPFTCSDCGMGFTCSSNLKIHQSVHSGERPFACSDCGKGFTRSSQLKIHQRVHTGERPFTCSVCGKAFARSCQLKAHQRVHTGERPFTCSDCGKGFSQSSTLISHQRVHTGERLFTCSDCGKGFTSSYQLKVHQRIHTGERPFICSECGKGFSQSSNLQAHRSVHTGERPFTCLVCGKRFTRSSKLKAHQRVHTGERPFTCSDCGKGFIQSSTLMAHQRVHTGERPFTCLECGKGFTSSSQLKEHQRVHTGEKPFTCSECGKGFTQSSHLQAHQSVHTGERPFTCSDCGKRFTWSSQLQRHQQVHTG from the coding sequence atggctcacaagcgagttcacaccggggagggacggttcacctgctcggactgtgggaagggattcacttgctcatctaaactgaaggtacatcagcgagttcacactggggagaggccattcacctgctcagactgtgggaagggattcacttgctcatctaaactgaaggtacatcagcgagttcacactggggagcggccgttcacctgctcagactgtgagaagagattcacttgctcatcccaactgaaggtacatcaacgagttcacactggggagaggccgttcacctgctcagactgtggggagggattcactttgtcatctcagctactgagacaccagttagttcacaccggagagctaccattcacctgttcagactgtgggaaaggattcactcggttatctaaactaaaggtacatcagagagttcacactggagagaggccattcacctgctcagactgtgggatgggattcacttgctcatctaatctgaagatacaccagtcagttcacagtggagagaggccgttcgcctgctcagactgtgggaagggattcactcggtcatctcaactgaagatacatcaaagagttcacactggagagagaccattcacatgctcagtctgtgggaaggcatttgctcggtcatgtcaactgaaggcacatcagagagttcacactggagagaggccatttacctgctcagactgtgggaaaggattctctcagtcatccaccctaatatctcaccagcgagttcacactggggagcggctgttcacctgctcggactgtgggaaaggattcacttcatcatatcaactgaaggtgcatcagcgaattcacactggggagagaccgttcatctgctcagagtgtgggaaaggattcagtcagtcatccaacctacaagcacaccggtcagttcacacaggggagaggccattcacctgcttagtgtgtgggaagagattcactcggtcatctaaactgaaggcacatcagagagttcacactggggagaggccattcacctgctcagactgtgggaagggattcattcagtcatccaccctaatggcgcaccagcgagttcacactggggagcggccgttcacctgcttggaatgtgggaagggattcacttcatcatctcaactgaaggaacatcagcgagttcacactggagagaagccattcacctgctcagagtgtgggaaaggattcactcagtcatcccacctacaagcacaccagtcagttcacactggggagaggccgttcacctgctcagactgtgggaagagatttacttggtcatctcaactgcagagacaccagcaagttcacactgggtag